The genomic window GTCTGGCCAACCACCGTCATTACCTCCTTTAGCACTTTTCTTTGATATGCCAGGGGAATATGAATCAAGACCTATGCCTAGCACCGGTCCTGCCAAGTCACGCCAGTCTCGTGGGAGATCTCTTGATCTCAGTGTCGGAGCATCACAATACCCAGCAGCACAGCCTTTGGAGTCGAGGCCACACTCGGTTCACCGAGAATCCGTACAAAGCATAGATTCGTTCACAACCAGGCGGAACAAATTCCGTTCAGATCCTTTTGACTTGGAGGAAATCGAAAGTCGCCTCTTGTCAGGCCAAAGCCAAGTTCCAGAGATGCCGCGACGAACAGTCACCAGTTCGAAATATAGTTCTGGCGCTGGCAGTGCTTCCTCATCGCGGTATACCAGTGGAATCAGCGTGAGCGATTGGAGCTTGATGAATGCCACCAGGACCACTGGGCCGTCGGCACCTGCACCGGCCAATAAGCTCGTCAGTTGGGACAATCTATCGTCGGTAGACGACTTTCGACCAGGAAATAGAAGACAGCCGTCtaaagacaagaaaaaatCGGCGGTTGTGTTCGGCCAGGCTTTGTAGTTGGGGTGGGTGTATTGCAGAAGGGAGCATGGTTAGCGGAGGAAAAAGGCGTTTCAGTGAGCGGAATATGGCATTTTATTGGAGTGATACCACAAGCAAACGGATACCGTAGCCGGAAAATATGACGAGATATGAGCATTATCAAGAAACCCCCCCGAGAAACGTGAAGCAAAACGTATGATATTCTTCATAAAGAAGCCAGCAATAGGTTGCTTAGGCCTGTTTATCTAAACCTGACAAGTTGGTTCGCAGAATCTCACCTCTTGCCCCGGCCCACGCCCTTCTATTTCCATTCTCAAACAGCCGGAACTGGTGCGGGCTGGGAGTACCGTCCATCAGGATTCTCGAAAGCTGCCGGTCCTTGAGCCAGAGAGTCCATCCCTTGAGCCCGTAGCCCAAGTGAGGGAAGACATCCGAACccgcggcctcgtcggcccaAGCCATCCACTTGGCTCCATCCACCCAGCCGGGGATTACGGTGCCCTCGGAGGCCAGAGACACGAGCCACCTGTGCTGCTGGTTCACctgcgccgtcatctcctGCACAGTCGGCAACTGGTGCTCGCCGGCCCAGACGCGCGCAAGAGCCATGGAGGCCAGGTCGTACAGCTGAAACGCCGGAGACGGGAAAGCGATGGCTCCCATAAAGGCCAGATGCTGAGGCAGCTGCAGCGAGAACATGTTCCGGTACAGCCTAGCCAACGCGCGAGAGTTGGATCCCGGCGACGCTGTCCAGGCCTCGGGCTGTTCCAATGTGGGATCGTATCGGCCAGCTAAACTGTAATCCGCCTTGTATCCCGTACAAAACACAATGGCGTCGGCTTCAAGTTGGCTTCCACTGTCGAGCTGGACAGTCTTGGGACCCGTCACCCTGTTCAAGCCCTTGACTAGTGTGATGTTTCCCTCTAGTATGTGCGGTATCACAGTATCCGAGACGACGGGCGGCGTGCGAGTTGGCAGCGGAGCGGTGCCCAAGTCCCAGTCCTGCGGAAGTTCTGGAAAACCCTTGTGTGTCGTGGCTGTGAGAAACTTTCTCATAATCGTACTGGACACGGCCGAGGGGAGGAGCTGCAGAGTCTCGAAAATGATGCCCTTTCTGTGATTGAAGGCGTGGTCCATCGGTTTGCCTTCTATGAAACGAGGGAGCTAATggtattttatttagtttgcccgattcttttttttttggttctcgCGAATATCCGCGTTTTTGGGGACAACATACTACGAACGCATCGTGTCGGCGGGATATGTAGACATGTTTCGCGTGGCCGACAAGGGTTGTCGCCGTGTCCACGGCGGAATTTGAAAGGCCTACGATCAGTACCGTTTTGTCCTTCAACGAGCTCGGCCTATGACATTCACATGAGAAAATACGAGTCAGGCCCTGTTTCCTGTTGGGGTCCAAGCAGCAGTGGCGGCGGAGATATCTGACCTCTTGTACCCGGCGCTGTGAATAACTTCGCCCTCGAACACGTCTAGCCCGTCAATTTTAGGCATCAACGGCAGCTTGTTGATTCCGGTAGCAAGAACAATCTTGTCAAATACCTGAGACGTGGTCTCGCCCTTTTTGACCATTCGAACAGTCCACTGCTCGCTCTTTTCGTCAAAGTCCACATGAACAATTTCCGTCTGGAGTCGGATATGACTCTGGAGCGAAAAGTGCGAGGCATAGTCGTAGAGATATTTCTGAATGTGGCGAGCTTCTGGAAATACTGGGGTGTCTGGAATTGTGAATTGGTTAGCTAATCGACTCGGCCGAGTCTGATATTTGTATATGCCTATATATAGTCGTGTTATTTACCTTTGGAGAAGGGAAAGTCTGTGAAGCATCCCTGGAAGTTGTTCGTTCAGCAAAAGCGAATTGTTCTGCAACATGCGTCAAGGTGGTAAAAAGCAGTTGGGGTAGACTAACGCGCTGCTTCGAAATATTTGACACGGTGCCTGTCGAGAAGTCAGACCCATGAGCACCAGCATGTTCTCAAGGAATTGGGGGAAacgaaaaaaagagagaaaaaataTTATCGCCTCGTGACGTACTCTCGAGAACTGTGGTCTGGTCGTCATCTCTATAGTTCCAAAGGCCGCCCACAACATCCGCCTTGTCAAACCCCGTCGCTTTAAAACCCTTCTCAAGCAAGTTCTTGAGCGTTACCAGACCCAACGGCCCTGTTACCACGTTGTTTTAGCACCTTGTCGCAATTTCAGGAGTGATGCAGGCCGCCTACCGAGACCAATAACAGCCACTGTAGCGGGCGCCATCGCCATAATTGTAAAAGAAGGGTGAATCTCAGAGGCAGGATAGAAATCAATACAACACAAGGGAAAAAGGGTGTCGCAGGGGTTCAACATATATGTGCGTAGTCCTATTATTATACAGCCTGTTTGGTCCGTTCGGAAGCCGGATGCGATGACCAGGGACCCTAGAATTCATCACTTCAGCCGATTAGATTGATAACTGATGGTTCCCATATTATACGCGAAGCGGCTGAGCCTTGGCTAGGACATGCACGCAGTAAGAACGGGGCAATATTGAAGACATAGCATGGTCTATTCGTCCGATCCGCATCAGCTATTTCCCCGTTGCTCACCAAGTTCCAATACGGATGCCTCGTTTTGGACGCCAATGCCACCGTGGTGGTAGTATCAAGGCGAGCTGGCAGGGTTAGGATATTGTGACTCACGCCCGTCAGTCCATTAGATGCAACACGAGGCTGAAATGAAACAGACCATCCGGGTTCACTACGACCCTCAATAGGGCGGCGTCGCAGAGACTATTAGGGCCACCCAAATATTTTCGCCTGGTTCGGCGTGTGTTCCAACCCCTGCGTATTTCCGTTTTAGCTCTATGAATTTATAGCCGCGGTGTATATGACATATCCTCAGGAAGCAAGTCCTCGTGATCCTTCATAGCAAACCCTCGGTATCCGACCTCAATATTGCATCAATATGCCAGTGTAGCAAATCTCGCGTTGCCAAAGCGTCTTCTAGACTGTCGTGGCCGCGACCCTTGACCTGAATGGTTCTGTTAAGTCGTTTCAGCGTAAGGGCTTTCAGCGACAACCCGCCCTCCTGTAAGTTTGTGGCAGCAGTGTTATCTTTATCTTCAACAGCAGAGCTAGGGTTTGCAGATTCTCCCATCTCGGTATTTTCGGATTCTTCCCACTCCCTGCGCCGAGACAAGTCTTCCTCCAAGCGACGCTTTCCTGTTTCCAGTATCAAGGTGTCGACGATTCGATGGTGAATCCAGCGTAGTGACGTGAGGTCTTGATGTCCGGCATGGCCAATGACAACAGTATCAGGTCCGACAAACTTGTATAAAGCTTGCCTTGCTGAATCTCGACCGAGAATGCACttccggcggcgacgagagTCGTCC from Metarhizium brunneum chromosome 2, complete sequence includes these protein-coding regions:
- the aurF_1 gene encoding Monooxygenase aurF, translating into MAMAPATVAVIGLGPLGLVTLKNLLEKGFKATGFDKADVVGGLWNYRDDDQTTVLESTVSNISKQRGCFTDFPFSKDTPVFPEARHIQKYLYDYASHFSLQSHIRLQTEIVHVDFDEKSEQWTVRMVKKGETTSQVFDKIVLATGINKLPLMPKIDGLDVFEGEVIHSAGYKRPSSLKDKTVLIVGLSNSAVDTATTLVGHAKHVYISRRHDAFVLPRFIEGKPMDHAFNHRKGIIFETLQLLPSAVSSTIMRKFLTATTHKGFPELPQDWDLGTAPLPTRTPPVVSDTVIPHILEGNITLVKGLNRVTGPKTVQLDSGSQLEADAIVFCTGYKADYSLAGRYDPTLEQPEAWTASPGSNSRALARLYRNMFSLQLPQHLAFMGAIAFPSPAFQLYDLASMALARVWAGEHQLPTVQEMTAQVNQQHRWLVSLASEGTVIPGWVDGAKWMAWADEAAGSDVFPHLGYGLKGWTLWLKDRQLSRILMDGTPSPHQFRLFENGNRRAWAGARGEILRTNLSGLDKQA